In Mugil cephalus isolate CIBA_MC_2020 chromosome 7, CIBA_Mcephalus_1.1, whole genome shotgun sequence, the sequence CATAAAGACCGGCCAATAGGCCCGCTGGACCTCTCAGTGTACTGGACAGAGTTTGTGATGCGACACAAGGGGGCAAAACATCTCTGGGCTGCTGTCCATAATCTCAACTGGTTTCAGTACTACTGCCTGGATATAATAGCATTATTGGGTACTGTATTGCTAGTTTTTGTACTAGTGACAGTTAAATGTATGAAACTATGCTTCTGGAAAGTGAGCAGGAAAAGGAAGCAGGACTAGAAAGATAACATTAggtaatgttgctgaacctgtaGCCAACAGACCTCATTGTAAAACCCCAAGAACATAAAGTCAGGAACTTAGCTATACTACACATGAAAAGTTTAAGTCTTTCCTAGAATAAAACTGAGGCATCTAAAACTATTGGATCGAGAATATAGAACCATGTACGTCAAGAGTAGATAATATATACATTACACAAAAAATCGGAGCAACacgaagaaaacaacaaaccgtttaattaattcattaaaacgGCTAATACACGGGCTCTCCTAAAAGAGGGAAATGCAGGCCAGGCTACCTCAACTAATTAAAAGTAAAGGGATGttacctttttactttttgcctAGAGGTAACAGTAACTTTACCTTCAATAGTGtcttatgcattttatttgtttcattttatttctaaactGAACTGAGCTCTTAGAgtaagagaaggaaaaagagcATTTTTGTAATATTGTAATTGTAATATACCATTTTATTGGTTATTGGTTATTGGATTATTGGTAATGGAATGGAAATCAATAAAgacattcaaaaataaataaataaagtcatgtGGTgatcaaaaagacatttaataaacagaaaatacagaatatCATTAGACTCTATTAGGTTTGATCTGGCCATGCAGGGCAGCGATGGTCATTAGTGGCCTCCTTTCTTTGGAGGGGACAGGGCGTACTCCACTGCCAACGCAACGGTGAAGGCAGCAAAGCCCCATTTAAATCCTTTCAGCAGAACTTCTGAGAAAGTCACAGCACGAGCGAAGCCTCCTGAGTATCTCCATGCCTCATTGCTGCAGACAGAAAATTcaaggaaaaagagaggaaggcGGGCAGCAGTGTCAGGAATCGTCTTGGATACAAACAGATGTCCGATATATCTCatgttgatacagttactgACCGTGCCCATGGGTCCTTGAGGCCCCTGGCTGCCAGCCTCTCCTGTGTGAACTTCAGTGGTGTTCCCTCCGTCTTCCACTGTTGCCAATCAGGCATGGACATCTTGCTGTGGCCGTGGTCACCTCCCATGCTGAACATGTGTACACAGAAcagtggttttcattttaaaaacattcaacTTAGTGATGAACATTATTTTGCCTCTTATACTTTCTGCGTTTTACAAACTGAGATACTGTTTCAGATTATACATATACTGTAAGATTATCATCCTCCAGAAAGACTTTTCAAATCCAGACAAAAAATTGACATGTTTCCCTACCAAAATGAATGACTAAAAATTGACACAATGGTTTTGAGGACTCTTCAGTAGAGGGAAAACTTTTGCTTACCACAGGTGAAGTTGGTGCCTCTCATTGAAAATGTACCCATCATACGGAGGTTTTATATCAAAATGATGGAACAAGAGACCTAAGACATTCAATTCTAGTGCTGTCATCTAATTGTCAAGGTGCGCCCACAAAGGAATTTCTACACAAAGAACTGTTAGTGCCCACtgaaaaagcacagaaaaaacacataaaggTTGATTCTGAGCCGTTTATTCAGCATCAGTCCTCATGGAAATGGGCCTCCTGTCCTCCATCCTTGTTTTATATTCCACTGTGAGTAACCACTATATACGTAAGTAGCtaattgtaaaatgttttccttctttgaaataatttagcaaagaaaaaagattaaaataaaattttgtaACCCCACTGTTAGATTTTGATAAATGCCAGTTGTGTGACATGCAATGATTACATGCTATCTTGTTTTGAACAACATTTATGTTCCTGCTCCTGGAAATTCATATAAAAAGTTCGTACTGTAATATTGGGTAAATCTCTCTGGTGTTGTGTTGACGCTAACAACACTCGTGTGATTTAGTTATAAACAACTGATTATCTTAATTCAATCAGCTCCCGCATGGATCAGTACGTAACGTCAATATCTGAAGTAAACAGCCCACTGGAGAATGAATATGTGCAGACTTGACACTTGGAGCAggaaacacaatgttttctAAGCTAGCATTATATTAGCTAAAGACGCTACCATTGTAGCTAAAACTGGAGAATTTGCTCCGAGGTTCGCTTTAACGCTCGCCTTATCTTGTGGAAAGATAAGATTTTCTGATCACCTGTCGCAGCAATATAACAAAATACGGGAAAATACATGTGAGTTATGTTTAAGAATCTGTACCTGAACGGGTTGTTGTGACCTCTGCTTCTGGGCTGAATATCGCGACAGTTAATGTTGACTTACGGCAACATTACGGCGCAGCGTCATGGACAAAATATCTCAGCGTCGCTTTTCAGGACATGGGACTTGAATATATTCCTGTAAGTGTACGCAAAACTAAAATTATACAGATTCATCtatgagtttattttttctgttatagCACGCTTAGTCAATTATGCAAACGTAAGGCATTAGCGGTTTCTTTACTGGTTTAAAAATATTGTTATTAACATCTACTCTAAATATTTGACTGTCAACCTTCTTGAAGAGTATGTTAAAAATAGATTTGACTTCTCATATCCACATTTagtgacaaaaaatattttgtatttaataatccccttttttcatttcttgacAATCATATATGCCATAAACAtctaacttcttcttttctgactGTGAAACAGTTACAGACACACTTACTCACATACAAAACTATTAATGGCAAGACGGTAGGCTACATTGCTCTTTCCCTGAAATAatctgtatttgtttatttgtacctacattttgaaatgtctgtctttgtcttctaTACCCATGCAACACAAGTAGGTTAAGTAATAAACAAGATCCTTCATATGAACTGACTcacataggaaggaaacagaGCAGgataattgtgtttatttcaactGTTACAAATCATTATCCAGGATACAGCACACCAATATTGATATTAATTACATAAAATTATGTACACTAGTTTGATTAATAAATCACACCCTCCTATATACACACTTACATCCAGGCCACCaaggtgttttgtttctgtgagagagcttgctgtgtctgtgcagctCACTGCTGGTGAACATTCTGGTGAACTgcttttacgtttttttttttttgtttttttttttatctctgaggaATGAGTTACAGTTTGCTTTGTGGGTTGAACAGTTCCTTCAGGGCATCCATGTTCTCTCCATCTGGAGCCTCTGGCCATGCACTGTGGTCTGGAGACAAGCACAAGCAAGACTTTACGACAACGTAAATCATTCTGTACAGTATCTAGCTCATACTGTAAAGACCAAAGTCTAGCTGTGTTAGCAAGGTGTACATACCAGGTATTTCCCACATGGAGTGGTACAAACTTTGCCCTGCGTCGACCCTCAGTGTGGCTCCAGAGATGTAGGAGGCAGCAGGGGAGAGAAGGAAGCACACTGCTGAAGAGATCTGAACCAAGAAATGCAATTACGTCACCAATGTCTGTAAAACTGCAACaaagccacaaacacacaacacatcgtATACACATCCTATAGATTCCATGGCTGCTAAAATAGGCATACGTGTGCTTGTACATTTtgataattttaaaatgaatctgcTCATATTATGTCAAAGACA encodes:
- the ndufb3 gene encoding NADH dehydrogenase [ubiquinone] 1 beta subcomplex subunit 3, with translation MGGDHGHSKMSMPDWQQWKTEGTPLKFTQERLAARGLKDPWARNEAWRYSGGFARAVTFSEVLLKGFKWGFAAFTVALAVEYALSPPKKGGH